In the genome of Pseudoalteromonas rubra, one region contains:
- a CDS encoding ABC transporter ATP-binding protein, which translates to MLDMKAISKVYQTDMVQTHALRDFNLHVAEGEFVAVTGPSGSGKTTFLNIAGMLEPFSGGQYSLDGVDIGKLNDNARADLRNQKIGFIFQGFNLIPDLNLYENVEVPLRYRGIKSAERKRRVEECLELVGLAGRAKHLPQQLSGGQQQRVAIARALAGRPRFLLADEPTGNLDSLMARQVMELLEQINREGATIVMVTHDPELARRAPRNIQIVDGRVTDFTLYQGRSSEAPIAAGG; encoded by the coding sequence TCATGCACTTCGGGATTTTAATCTGCATGTGGCTGAAGGAGAGTTCGTGGCTGTGACCGGTCCGTCGGGCTCAGGCAAAACCACTTTTTTAAATATTGCGGGCATGCTGGAGCCTTTCAGTGGCGGGCAATATAGTCTGGACGGCGTCGATATCGGCAAACTCAATGATAACGCCAGAGCCGATTTACGAAACCAAAAAATTGGCTTTATTTTCCAAGGCTTTAACCTTATTCCAGACCTTAACCTATACGAAAATGTGGAAGTACCTTTGCGATACCGTGGTATTAAGTCGGCAGAACGTAAACGTCGGGTAGAGGAGTGTCTTGAGCTGGTAGGCCTGGCTGGGCGGGCTAAGCATTTACCTCAACAATTATCAGGCGGTCAGCAACAACGTGTTGCGATTGCCAGAGCGCTGGCAGGACGACCGCGTTTTCTATTAGCGGATGAACCGACTGGTAATCTCGATAGTCTGATGGCTCGTCAGGTAATGGAGTTGCTTGAGCAAATTAACCGCGAGGGTGCAACCATTGTAATGGTGACCCATGACCCTGAACTGGCACGCCGGGCACCACGCAATATTCAAATTGTAGATGGCCGGGTGACAGATTTCACCCTGTATCAGGGCCGTTCATCTGAAGCGCCGATAGCAGCAGGAGGTTAA
- a CDS encoding ABC transporter permease — MFVHYIDLAWRSLRQTPMVTFLMILAIAIGIGVTMTTLSVYHMMSMDPIPHKSDRLFAVQLQTMDDGETWLTDDDIPYQLTYPDAINLQALPGEFARAAMIRAGFSVHLNTPRSKPFIENARVTGRDFFSMFDLTFIHGGAWTEAQSRDAAPVVVIDEEMAQQLFGKTDVVGESLFLGERRQEIVGVTQKWRPTIKFYDLNNGSFGKAERLFVPFSHVKAYDVDTWGNTNGWKFEETRDFNDKMNSEMLWIQFWVQLDTPQQRQAFGDMLMAYMQQQQNQGRFNRDSLAYSLQDVNAWMNYNDVISEDNKILVGLSFMFLAVCVANILGLLLAKFMRRAADVGVRRALGASKRQVFYQHLVEVGLLGLLGGTLGVLFAQLGLLGVRQTYNYYEGLANMDWVMLLSAPAIAISACILAGLYPAWLVCRTTPATHLKVQ; from the coding sequence ATGTTTGTTCATTATATTGATTTGGCCTGGCGCAGTTTGCGCCAAACGCCCATGGTGACCTTCTTGATGATCTTAGCCATCGCAATCGGCATTGGGGTGACGATGACGACTTTGTCTGTTTATCACATGATGTCTATGGATCCGATCCCGCATAAGAGCGATCGTTTATTTGCGGTGCAATTGCAAACGATGGATGACGGTGAAACATGGCTGACAGACGACGATATTCCGTATCAGTTAACTTATCCGGATGCCATTAATCTTCAAGCGTTGCCTGGAGAGTTTGCGCGCGCGGCGATGATCCGCGCCGGGTTTTCCGTTCATCTTAATACACCAAGGAGTAAGCCCTTTATTGAAAATGCACGGGTGACCGGTCGTGACTTCTTTAGCATGTTTGACCTGACTTTCATTCATGGTGGAGCCTGGACAGAAGCACAGTCACGTGATGCAGCTCCTGTGGTTGTTATAGACGAGGAAATGGCACAACAGCTATTTGGTAAGACAGACGTTGTGGGGGAGTCGCTGTTTCTTGGTGAGCGTCGTCAGGAAATCGTGGGCGTGACGCAAAAATGGCGACCAACCATTAAATTCTATGACCTGAACAATGGCAGTTTTGGTAAGGCAGAGCGACTGTTCGTCCCCTTCAGCCATGTTAAGGCCTATGACGTTGATACCTGGGGTAATACCAATGGCTGGAAATTTGAAGAAACTCGGGACTTTAACGACAAAATGAACTCAGAAATGCTGTGGATCCAGTTTTGGGTTCAGTTAGACACACCGCAGCAACGTCAGGCTTTTGGCGACATGTTGATGGCCTATATGCAACAGCAACAAAATCAGGGGCGTTTTAATCGAGACTCGCTGGCGTATTCATTGCAGGACGTAAACGCCTGGATGAACTACAACGATGTCATCAGTGAAGACAATAAAATCCTGGTCGGATTAAGCTTTATGTTTCTCGCCGTGTGTGTGGCTAATATTTTGGGCTTGTTATTGGCCAAGTTCATGCGCCGTGCTGCTGATGTAGGTGTAAGGCGAGCGCTGGGCGCCAGTAAGCGTCAGGTATTTTATCAACATCTGGTGGAAGTTGGCTTATTAGGCCTGCTCGGTGGCACGCTGGGGGTATTATTTGCGCAGTTGGGCTTGCTGGGAGTACGTCAGACCTATAACTATTACGAAGGCCTGGCCAATATGGATTGGGTGATGTTGCTCAGCGCGCCTGCTATCGCAATCTCAGCCTGTATTCTGGCGGGGCTTTATCCAGCCTGGCTTGTTTGCCGAACCACACCTGCTACCCATCTGAAAGTGCAATAA
- a CDS encoding ABC transporter permease: MFELKPTINALMRSKLGAVLLILQLAITLAIVSNAVSIIQDRMAYLNKETGYPEDDIFKFNSLNFDKQLDLLQQVELDEQSLRGITGVIDAVAISSVPLSGSGSSGGFQLKPEPQESKRSTMGYVTGDEHTLNTLGLSVSEGRDFNEADVVVIDESDARPSVVIVSRALSDELFGAGKGLGETIYWGADPLSIIGIVETMANQWPKSSFGEKAAIIPMIRVGNFQKYLVRTAPGSRAQVMRQIEELMLSSHRDRVVSDITGLDQKKARYDAKDVLMMRMLMTLIVVLVVVTALGIFGLSTFNISKRTKQIGTRRALGARKSAIVRYFVVENALICTVGLMLGSAAAVLLGQKLMQWYSVPALGYSFIVVTASLLLVMSLLSVLMPALRAANISPSIATRSV; encoded by the coding sequence ATGTTTGAATTAAAACCGACCATTAACGCACTGATGCGTTCTAAGTTGGGGGCTGTATTGTTAATCCTTCAGCTTGCAATCACACTGGCAATTGTCAGTAACGCGGTATCCATTATTCAGGACCGGATGGCCTATCTTAATAAAGAGACGGGTTATCCGGAAGACGACATTTTTAAGTTCAATTCACTGAATTTTGATAAGCAATTAGACCTGCTGCAACAGGTGGAGCTGGATGAGCAAAGCTTGCGTGGTATTACCGGTGTTATCGACGCCGTTGCCATTAGCTCAGTACCCTTGTCAGGCAGTGGCAGTTCCGGTGGCTTTCAGCTCAAACCCGAACCACAAGAGAGTAAAAGGTCTACTATGGGCTATGTTACGGGCGACGAGCATACCCTTAATACATTGGGTTTGTCTGTTTCAGAAGGACGTGATTTTAACGAGGCGGATGTGGTGGTGATTGATGAAAGCGATGCCCGCCCCTCCGTAGTTATTGTCAGTCGTGCGCTGTCTGATGAGCTATTCGGAGCAGGTAAGGGGTTGGGTGAAACCATTTATTGGGGCGCCGATCCGCTAAGCATAATAGGCATTGTCGAAACTATGGCTAATCAGTGGCCTAAAAGTAGCTTTGGCGAGAAAGCGGCCATTATTCCTATGATCCGAGTGGGTAATTTCCAAAAGTACTTGGTCAGAACTGCACCGGGATCGCGCGCTCAGGTAATGCGTCAGATTGAAGAGTTGATGTTGTCCAGTCATCGCGACCGGGTGGTGAGTGATATCACAGGGTTAGATCAGAAAAAAGCACGTTACGATGCCAAGGATGTATTGATGATGCGCATGTTGATGACGCTGATTGTGGTATTGGTGGTAGTCACCGCGTTAGGTATTTTCGGCTTGTCGACCTTTAATATCAGCAAAAGAACCAAGCAGATTGGCACACGTCGAGCGCTGGGCGCCAGAAAGTCAGCGATTGTGCGCTATTTTGTCGTAGAGAATGCGCTGATATGTACAGTAGGGCTCATGCTGGGAAGCGCTGCGGCAGTGCTCCTTGGACAGAAGTTAATGCAGTGGTATTCCGTACCGGCGCTGGGTTACTCATTCATTGTCGTAACGGCAAGCTTATTGTTAGTGATGAGTTTGCTGTCGGTACTTATGCCCGCGCTGCGAGCGGCTAATATCTCCCCAAGCATCGCGACACGGAGTGTTTGA